Proteins from a genomic interval of Desulfurobacterium sp. TC5-1:
- a CDS encoding DUF2357 domain-containing protein, with amino-acid sequence MKLIFAEYGFKKEEIKDTFKYIMDHLVEKDQAEIIGNTVVFKNFTGILETNKDRYLIIPRKLAEHFCLIDENGKPLSNFYHIYTNKFEKFLNYILEKLLKEQIIYTVGLAKFPVEESTLNDSKIFKLLLLLEKKDELINSLQLILSNPHRKLFEYKTYKSLEEISYINSEVITDICQSPERLYQTENGIFEYKGQKYSPISVLQYEVDETYDTLENRFVKLFLKELENILSEDLKDFQFILELQMIKENIEYALQSDIFSRVGDLSIFPSSSQVLMKKAGYREIFQIYRLLHISYIPKFFKDLDLAFSLKDMATLWEYYVLVKLLEEFKKEFGNYKVEIDFEPKKIGKTIYDKAKFSFNNGLVLHFQATKYTYSRLEFRPDFLIYFDDKNKKIVFDAKFRLFDNNNKSDIFKNMHYYRDGLQLDAAIAVCIGKENGEFYYENNNTESFNLTKVLKSLKNNSKKELKGIGYLTISIKEVYNETK; translated from the coding sequence GTGAAACTGATTTTTGCGGAATATGGATTCAAAAAAGAAGAAATAAAAGATACTTTCAAATATATTATGGACCATCTAGTAGAAAAAGACCAAGCAGAAATCATTGGCAATACAGTTGTTTTTAAAAACTTTACTGGAATATTGGAAACTAATAAAGACAGATATTTAATAATACCAAGGAAACTAGCGGAACACTTTTGCCTTATAGATGAAAATGGAAAACCTTTAAGTAATTTTTATCATATCTATACCAATAAATTTGAAAAATTTCTTAACTACATACTGGAAAAGCTTTTAAAGGAACAAATAATTTATACAGTTGGCCTAGCCAAGTTTCCAGTTGAAGAAAGCACGTTAAACGATAGCAAAATTTTTAAATTATTACTTCTTTTAGAAAAGAAAGATGAATTAATTAACTCTCTACAGCTTATTCTTTCTAATCCCCACAGAAAACTTTTTGAGTACAAAACATACAAAAGTTTAGAGGAAATTAGCTATATAAATTCAGAAGTAATAACCGATATATGTCAAAGCCCGGAAAGGTTGTATCAAACAGAAAACGGAATTTTTGAATATAAAGGACAGAAATATTCTCCAATTTCCGTCTTACAGTATGAAGTAGATGAAACTTATGATACTCTGGAAAATAGATTTGTAAAACTTTTTCTAAAAGAACTGGAAAACATACTTTCTGAGGATTTAAAGGATTTCCAGTTTATTCTTGAACTACAGATGATAAAGGAAAACATCGAATATGCACTTCAAAGCGATATTTTCTCAAGAGTAGGAGATCTTTCTATTTTTCCTTCAAGTTCACAAGTTTTAATGAAAAAAGCAGGTTATCGAGAAATTTTTCAGATTTATAGGCTTTTGCACATTTCATACATTCCCAAGTTCTTTAAGGATCTGGATCTGGCCTTTTCATTAAAGGATATGGCAACTCTCTGGGAATACTATGTTTTGGTTAAATTGCTTGAAGAATTTAAAAAAGAGTTTGGAAACTATAAGGTAGAAATTGACTTTGAACCAAAGAAAATAGGAAAAACAATATATGATAAAGCTAAATTCAGTTTCAACAATGGATTAGTATTACACTTTCAGGCAACAAAATATACATATTCAAGATTAGAATTTAGACCTGATTTTTTGATTTATTTCGATGATAAAAATAAAAAGATAGTATTTGACGCAAAGTTTAGACTATTTGACAATAATAATAAAAGCGATATCTTTAAAAATATGCATTATTACAGAGATGGTCTACAGTTAGATGCAGCAATTGCTGTTTGTATAGGGAAGGAAAATGGAGAGTTCTATTATGAAAATAACAATACTGAATCCTTTAACCTAACCAAAGTTTTAAAAAGCCTCAAAAATAATAGTAAAAAAGAGTTAAAAGGTATTGGATACCTTACTATATCCATAAAGGAGGTCTATAATGAAACCAAATAA
- a CDS encoding methyltransferase domain-containing protein, whose amino-acid sequence MENEYSWNAGDYAKNSLFQKKWARELIKKLSLKGNERILDIGCGDGKVTFEIAQHVPDGCAVGIDSSEEMVKLASKMFPPSKYPNLSFKLLDVREMDFFEEFDVIFSNAALHWVIDHKPVLRRMFRALKPGGRAVVQMGGKGNAAGVVEVLNKIMTENPWKEYFLDFSFPYGFYSPERYKPRLIDAGFKVQYIELKPKMMIYESVEKFKGWIRTTWLPYINRVPEELRNSFIDLVVERYLDKHPIDGNGRIKVSMQRLEFVAVK is encoded by the coding sequence ATGGAGAATGAGTACAGCTGGAACGCGGGCGATTACGCTAAAAATTCACTTTTCCAGAAGAAATGGGCGCGGGAGCTTATAAAGAAGCTTTCTCTGAAGGGAAATGAGCGGATACTTGATATCGGTTGCGGAGACGGAAAAGTAACTTTTGAAATTGCACAGCATGTTCCTGATGGATGTGCCGTCGGGATAGACAGTTCGGAGGAGATGGTAAAGCTTGCTTCTAAAATGTTTCCGCCTTCGAAATATCCCAATCTTTCTTTTAAGCTTTTAGACGTTCGGGAAATGGATTTCTTTGAAGAATTTGACGTTATCTTTTCAAATGCGGCACTTCACTGGGTTATAGACCACAAACCTGTTTTAAGGAGAATGTTTAGAGCTTTAAAACCTGGTGGTAGGGCAGTTGTCCAGATGGGAGGGAAGGGAAATGCTGCCGGTGTTGTGGAAGTATTGAACAAAATAATGACTGAAAATCCGTGGAAAGAATACTTTCTTGACTTTTCTTTCCCTTACGGTTTCTATTCACCGGAAAGATATAAGCCACGGCTTATAGATGCAGGTTTTAAAGTTCAGTACATTGAGCTGAAACCTAAAATGATGATTTATGAAAGTGTTGAAAAATTTAAGGGCTGGATAAGAACAACGTGGCTTCCTTATATCAATAGAGTTCCTGAGGAGTTAAGAAATAGTTTTATTGATCTGGTTGTTGAGAGATACCTTGATAAACATCCTATAGACGGTAACGGCAGGATTAAGGTTTCAATGCAGCGTTTGGAGTTTGTGGCGGTTAAGTAA
- the mnmE gene encoding tRNA uridine-5-carboxymethylaminomethyl(34) synthesis GTPase MnmE: protein MKDYLCEDTIAAISTPLSKGAIGIVRISGERAPEILKKVFRTKSGKPKETFEDRKMTYGIIVDENNNEIDEVLAVYMKGPKTFTGEDVVEIHSHGGIYVVRKILKRVLLEGARLAEPGEFTKRAFINGRIDLVQAEAINEIINAESELSLKVAVNHLKGNLSSKIESIRDRLFHLKAFIEAAVDFPEEEIEIIETGRVKEEVEKAARDIEKLLETYDDGRIIREGIKIAIAGRPNVGKSSLLNALLKEERAIVTDIPGTTRDVIEEAVTLKGIPVRLIDTAGIREARDTVEKIGISRTMEKLKTADVILFVIDGSTGFTEEDRKIYNILKNNPNLIVVINKKDQGLKVTCKDFKQTCIEISAKTGEGIENLSETIMKKLLLEPETLFKEAETMITSERHKNLLEKALKNLQNMKVSIESGVESPEFLALDLDEALDTLGEIVGKKGVEDMLDIIFSTFCIGK, encoded by the coding sequence ATGAAAGACTACCTGTGCGAAGACACGATAGCGGCAATAAGCACGCCATTATCAAAAGGTGCCATTGGAATCGTGAGAATTTCAGGGGAAAGAGCCCCTGAAATTCTTAAAAAGGTATTCAGAACAAAGAGCGGAAAACCAAAAGAAACCTTTGAAGATAGAAAGATGACCTACGGCATTATCGTTGACGAAAACAATAATGAGATAGACGAAGTCCTTGCCGTTTACATGAAAGGGCCAAAAACGTTCACCGGCGAAGACGTGGTGGAAATCCACTCCCACGGCGGAATTTATGTGGTTAGAAAAATCCTCAAAAGAGTTCTGTTGGAAGGCGCACGCCTTGCAGAACCTGGCGAATTCACCAAGAGAGCCTTCATAAACGGCAGGATTGACCTTGTCCAGGCGGAAGCGATAAACGAAATAATCAACGCTGAAAGTGAATTATCACTGAAAGTTGCCGTAAACCACCTTAAAGGAAACCTGAGCAGCAAGATAGAATCCATAAGAGACAGGCTCTTTCACTTAAAAGCATTCATAGAAGCAGCCGTTGACTTTCCGGAAGAAGAAATTGAAATCATCGAAACGGGCAGGGTAAAAGAAGAGGTTGAAAAAGCAGCCAGAGACATAGAAAAGCTCCTTGAGACATACGACGACGGCAGAATTATTCGTGAAGGCATAAAAATAGCGATAGCAGGAAGGCCAAACGTCGGTAAATCTTCCCTCCTTAACGCCCTTCTAAAGGAAGAAAGAGCAATCGTCACGGACATTCCCGGAACGACAAGGGATGTGATAGAAGAGGCAGTAACGCTGAAAGGCATTCCCGTTCGCCTTATAGATACCGCCGGCATCAGAGAAGCAAGAGATACTGTTGAAAAGATAGGCATAAGCCGAACAATGGAAAAACTGAAAACAGCAGACGTTATACTCTTTGTCATTGACGGCTCTACCGGATTTACCGAAGAAGACAGAAAGATATACAATATCTTAAAAAACAACCCTAACCTCATAGTCGTGATAAACAAAAAAGATCAGGGACTAAAGGTTACCTGCAAAGACTTTAAACAAACTTGCATTGAAATAAGTGCAAAAACAGGCGAAGGCATAGAAAACCTTTCCGAAACAATAATGAAAAAGCTCCTTCTTGAACCTGAAACACTCTTTAAAGAAGCCGAAACAATGATAACAAGCGAAAGACATAAAAATTTACTTGAAAAAGCACTCAAAAACCTTCAAAACATGAAAGTAAGTATAGAATCAGGTGTGGAATCACCGGAATTTTTAGCCCTTGACCTTGACGAAGCCCTCGATACCCTCGGCGAAATCGTCGGCAAAAAAGGCGTTGAAGACATGCTGGATATTATATTTTCAACGTTTTGTATCGGAAAGTGA
- a CDS encoding ketopantoate reductase family protein, whose translation MKYGVIGVGGVGGFYGGMLANGGKAIVFIGKSHHVKVFKSKGLTVESFKHGKFTVRESDRVVFSDSFDALKDVDVVLLCVKSYDTEEIARKLSEIDGKFAVVSVQNGIENEEILAKYLGSDRVIGATAFIGAYVKEPGVVVHEAAGLLEIGEVVTTTVTDRIRRIAEDMAETGIEIRISRDINYTLWKKLMWNVAFNPYSVVTRATVGEMLEHPETFKVLERLMEECMEVAKAWGVELKKETMEKYLKSSPDLMAYKTSMLLDFERGKPLEIEGITGALIRKAKKKGINVPCNHCVYATVLLLDEKRKK comes from the coding sequence ATGAAGTATGGTGTAATCGGTGTTGGTGGTGTTGGCGGCTTTTACGGAGGTATGCTTGCAAACGGCGGAAAAGCGATTGTTTTTATCGGTAAGTCCCACCATGTGAAGGTTTTTAAAAGCAAAGGTTTAACGGTTGAAAGTTTTAAGCACGGTAAGTTTACCGTTAGAGAGTCTGACAGGGTTGTTTTTTCTGATTCGTTCGATGCTTTAAAAGATGTTGATGTTGTTCTTCTCTGCGTTAAGTCCTACGATACGGAAGAGATTGCCAGAAAGCTCTCTGAGATAGATGGAAAGTTTGCCGTTGTTTCTGTTCAAAACGGTATAGAGAATGAGGAGATTCTGGCAAAATACCTTGGCAGTGATAGAGTTATTGGTGCTACGGCCTTTATCGGTGCTTACGTTAAAGAACCGGGCGTTGTTGTTCATGAAGCTGCCGGACTTCTTGAGATTGGAGAAGTTGTAACTACAACTGTTACTGATAGAATCAGGCGTATTGCAGAGGATATGGCAGAAACGGGAATAGAGATCAGGATTTCGCGAGATATCAACTATACTCTCTGGAAAAAGCTCATGTGGAACGTTGCCTTCAATCCTTATTCTGTCGTTACGAGAGCAACTGTTGGTGAAATGCTTGAACATCCTGAAACGTTTAAAGTGTTAGAGCGTTTGATGGAAGAATGTATGGAAGTGGCAAAGGCTTGGGGCGTTGAGCTTAAAAAAGAAACTATGGAGAAGTACTTAAAATCGTCGCCGGACCTTATGGCTTATAAAACATCCATGCTTCTTGATTTTGAAAGGGGAAAACCACTTGAGATTGAAGGGATAACGGGGGCTCTCATAAGGAAAGCAAAGAAGAAAGGAATAAATGTTCCCTGCAACCACTGTGTTTACGCTACGGTTTTGCTTCTTGACGAGAAGAGAAAAAAATAA
- the ligA gene encoding NAD-dependent DNA ligase LigA, with product MRYTVKDEEALQSLTDKLLKEIEKKDFIKKLSKEEAKKIAEDLRKVIRYHDYKYYVEANPVISDYQYDRLFHALEGIERHFPELVTPDSPTQRISPAFTGEFKKVKHLAEMTSLENTYSAEDLKEWDRKVRTALGVETLEYVVEPKFDGASIELVYENDIFVRGVTRGDGLVGEDVTMNVKTIKSIPLKAPFSKHGIKKVSLRGEIIMPRSVFIELNREREKQGLTLFANPRNAAAGTMRLKDPGEVAKRKLDCYTYFILYSEPKKLCRDIKTQWEALEILKDCGFKVSPLNKLCKGIDEVIDYIMKCQEERESWDFEADGMVVKINNTCAWEKLGETLHHPRWAVAYKFPAKQAVTKLKDVVWQVGRTGALTPVAVLEPVEVGGVVVSRASLFNPDEIKRKDIRIGDYVIVERAGETIPYIVAPVKERRTGEEKPIEVPKTCPECGSPIVHELDEAVPRCPNINCPAQLKEHLIYWGKVLDIKGLGESTANLLTRKGFVKNIADLYTLDRSQLIRLPGWGEKKTDNLLSQIEKSKSAEFYKKLTALGIRHVGEKTAMLLAKRFKNLDELMNAPFEKLASIPGIGPITATSIKNFFKAEKNIEMIEKLKNVGFTFERTAEEEEERELPKPLAGQNVVFTGELEHFKRKEAQKIIELLGGNPTNSVTRKTSFVVVGENPGSKLAKAEKLGIKRMNEQEFIEFIKPLAKENPEVARILEEKGIKV from the coding sequence ATGCGATATACGGTAAAAGACGAAGAAGCCCTTCAGTCATTAACAGATAAACTTCTAAAAGAAATAGAGAAAAAAGACTTCATCAAAAAGCTATCAAAAGAAGAAGCAAAAAAGATAGCGGAAGATTTAAGAAAAGTCATAAGGTATCACGATTATAAATATTATGTTGAAGCAAATCCAGTTATTTCAGACTACCAGTACGACCGCCTATTCCACGCACTTGAAGGAATAGAAAGGCATTTTCCTGAACTCGTTACGCCAGATTCACCAACACAGCGAATCTCACCGGCATTCACCGGCGAATTTAAAAAGGTTAAACATCTGGCCGAGATGACCTCCCTCGAAAATACTTACTCAGCAGAAGATTTAAAGGAATGGGACAGAAAGGTAAGAACCGCTCTCGGCGTAGAGACGTTAGAGTACGTCGTTGAACCAAAATTTGACGGTGCGAGCATAGAGCTTGTTTACGAAAACGACATCTTCGTAAGAGGTGTAACGAGAGGCGACGGACTTGTCGGCGAAGACGTAACAATGAACGTTAAAACCATAAAATCCATTCCTTTAAAAGCACCCTTTTCAAAACACGGCATAAAAAAGGTTTCCCTCCGTGGCGAAATCATAATGCCAAGGAGCGTTTTCATAGAACTTAACAGAGAAAGGGAAAAGCAGGGACTTACACTCTTTGCAAACCCGAGAAACGCGGCAGCCGGAACGATGAGACTGAAAGATCCGGGCGAAGTTGCAAAGAGAAAACTTGACTGCTACACCTATTTCATCCTCTACAGCGAACCGAAAAAACTTTGCAGAGACATTAAAACCCAGTGGGAAGCCCTTGAAATCCTTAAGGACTGCGGATTTAAAGTCTCACCGTTAAACAAGCTATGCAAAGGAATAGACGAAGTTATAGACTATATAATGAAGTGTCAGGAAGAGAGAGAATCCTGGGACTTTGAAGCAGACGGAATGGTCGTTAAGATAAACAACACCTGCGCCTGGGAGAAACTTGGCGAAACACTCCACCATCCACGTTGGGCAGTTGCATACAAATTCCCGGCAAAACAGGCAGTAACAAAACTAAAAGACGTCGTATGGCAGGTGGGAAGGACAGGAGCTCTTACACCTGTTGCAGTCCTTGAACCTGTTGAGGTTGGCGGTGTTGTTGTATCAAGGGCATCTCTCTTTAACCCTGACGAGATAAAGAGAAAAGACATCAGAATCGGCGACTACGTTATCGTTGAACGTGCCGGCGAAACAATCCCCTACATCGTTGCTCCTGTAAAAGAGAGAAGAACAGGAGAAGAAAAACCGATAGAAGTACCTAAAACATGCCCTGAGTGCGGTTCACCAATCGTTCACGAACTTGACGAAGCCGTTCCAAGATGCCCGAACATCAACTGTCCGGCTCAACTGAAAGAACACCTTATATACTGGGGAAAGGTGCTTGACATCAAAGGACTTGGTGAGTCAACCGCAAACCTGCTTACCAGAAAAGGCTTTGTTAAAAACATCGCAGACCTCTATACCCTTGACAGAAGCCAGCTTATCAGACTTCCCGGCTGGGGCGAGAAAAAGACAGACAATCTCCTTTCCCAGATAGAAAAGTCAAAAAGTGCAGAGTTTTACAAAAAACTTACAGCTCTTGGAATCAGACATGTTGGCGAAAAAACAGCAATGCTCCTTGCAAAGCGGTTCAAAAATCTTGACGAACTGATGAATGCGCCTTTTGAAAAACTTGCTTCCATTCCCGGAATAGGACCAATTACCGCAACAAGCATTAAAAACTTCTTTAAAGCAGAGAAAAACATCGAAATGATAGAGAAGCTCAAAAATGTTGGCTTCACTTTTGAGAGAACAGCGGAAGAGGAAGAGGAGAGAGAACTTCCAAAACCTTTAGCAGGACAGAACGTCGTATTCACCGGCGAGCTTGAGCACTTTAAGAGAAAAGAGGCACAAAAAATCATAGAACTTTTAGGCGGAAATCCAACAAACTCCGTAACAAGAAAAACTTCTTTCGTGGTCGTAGGTGAAAACCCCGGATCAAAACTTGCAAAGGCTGAGAAGTTAGGAATAAAACGGATGAACGAACAGGAATTCATAGAGTTCATAAAACCTTTAGCAAAGGAAAATCCCGAAGTTGCCAGAATCCTTGAAGAGAAAGGGATAAAAGTATGA